One window of the Nicotiana tabacum cultivar K326 chromosome 4, ASM71507v2, whole genome shotgun sequence genome contains the following:
- the LOC142179964 gene encoding uncharacterized protein LOC142179964 has protein sequence MSTVENVPFRVVDEIPMGLHMWWNDPGEVIKLYVTKALGGLTGLLKIKPRVDIIEALIPFWDPTHNVFHFSNFELTLLLEEMAGYVGLDGNLRHQYPVAPRPVTPHMFLDLLNISQQVKDGNLAKGFCTFHFLYNRYRDPRGFEAPDNGLSHQGNKNKWEARRGLAFVVAFLGSLICPRSDRHIELGLAGMADFMVKKANGTLIPMILAEIYRALTVCRAGIKFFEGCNLLLQMWLVEHLCHRPRYMNYGLTGLDCIEEYGNRINSHELPEGTEAWFAYLGFLTANQIEWTFSWLTVNEVIYMSAGVCFLLLMGLRSIQPYAPHRVLRQLGRYQTVPYDEDLSPQVIELCLKAAFPEEKVC, from the coding sequence atgagcaccgtTGAGAATGTACCTTTTCGGGTCGTAGATGAGATTCCAATGggactccacatgtggtggaatgacccGGGGGAGGTCATCAAGCTTTATGTGACAAAGGCTTTAGGTGGGCTCACCGGGCTTCTGAAAATTAAACCAAGGGTTGATATAATTGAAGCtttgataccgttttgggacccgacgcacaatgttttccacttctctaaTTTTGAGTTGACCCTTTTGCTAGAAGAGATGGCAGGTTATGTTGGTCTTGATGGGAATCTCAGGCATCAATATCCAGTAGCACCAAGACCTGTAACTCCTCATATGTTTTTGGACCTTTTGAACATTAGCCAGCAGGTTAAagatggaaatttggccaaaggattttgcACATTCCACTTCTTATACAACCGGTATAGGGATCCCCGAGGATTTGAGGCTCCGGACAATGGTTTGAGTCATCAGGGAAAtaaaaacaaatgggaagcacgcAGAGGTTTAGCCTTCGTAGTTGCCTTTTTAGGCTCTCTGATATGCCCAAGGAGTGATAGACATATTGAGCTAGGACTTGCAGGAATGGCTGACTTTATGGTCAAAAAGGCCAACGGCACTCTTATACCGATGATTCTCGCAGAAATCTATCGAGCTCTAACCGTATGTCGAGCTGGGATAAagttctttgagggttgcaacttgcttttGCAAATGTGGCTGGTGGAACATCTTTGCCATCGCCCGAGGTACATGAACTACGGTCTGACCGGACTCGATTGCATTGAAGAATATGGAAACCGGATAAATAGCCATGAGTTACCGGAGGGTACTGAGGCTTGGTTCGCGTATTTGGGTTTTTTGACCGCAAaccaaattgagtggactttcagTTGGCTCACAGTCAACGAGGTTATTTACATGTCTGCCGGAGTGTGCTTTCTTTTATTGATGGGACTtcggagtattcagccatatgctcCGCATCGAGTCCTACGCCAATTGGGAAGATACCAAACAGTCCCttatgatgaagatttgagtccacAGGTTATTGAACTATGCCTAAAAGCCGCATTCCCAGAAGAAAAGGTTTGCTAG